The Dunckerocampus dactyliophorus isolate RoL2022-P2 chromosome 13, RoL_Ddac_1.1, whole genome shotgun sequence genome window below encodes:
- the LOC129192641 gene encoding nanos homolog 1-like, giving the protein MLTEPHTGASWRRKRGAYRKTAHADTFDIMDFVAHGYLDARSPYDYTFNFWNDYLGLSTLVAPNKIRSPPCSPNSITESLKATLGLDDSPVCSCVTVPSRDGEAGHLDCCSPPLSLYELQEQISLLRPYGHLGAADRDAAAYGGGNLVGMELLSADRRRKQVQRGKPEPKVCVFCRNNGAPEEVYGTHILKTADGRVLCPILRAYTCPLCSANGDNAHTIKYCPLSREPPGGHRVLAKGSRVAGKRLKIFS; this is encoded by the coding sequence ATGTTGACTGAGCCGCACACTGGAGCCAGCTGGAGGAGGAAAAGGGGAGCTTACCGCAAAACCGCCCATGCTGACACTTTCGACATCATGGATTTTGTGGCCCACGGCTATTTGGACGCGCGGTCTCCTTATGATTACACCTTCAATTTTTGGAACGACTACCTGGGTCTGTCGACACTTGTGGCCCCGAACAAGATCCGTAGCCCCCCCTGCAGCCCCAACTCTATAACGGAGTCACTAAAAGCCACTCTGGGCTTGGACGACTCGCCGGTGTGCTCCTGCGTGACAGTGCCCAGCAGGGACGGCGAAGCAGGTCACCTGGATTGCTGCTCCCCGCCCCTCTCTCTCTATGAGCTCCAGGAGCAGATCTCGCTCCTCCGGCCGTACGGACACCTCGGGGCCGCCGACAGAGACGCGGCTGCCTACGGGGGCGGCAACTTGGTGGGGATGGAGCTGCTCTCCGCGGACCGGAGACGCAAGCAAGTTCAGCGGGGCAAGCCGGAGCCCAAAGTTTGCGTGTTCTGTCGGAACAACGGCGCGCCGGAGGAGGTGTACGGCACGCACATCCTAAAGACCGCGGACGGCAGGGTACTGTGCCCCATCCTGCGGGCGTACACTTGCCCCCTGTGCAGTGCCAACGGAGACAACGCGCACACCATCAAGTACTGCCCGCTATCCAGGGAGCCGCCTGGTGGCCACAGAGTACTGGCTAAAGGAAGCAGGGTAGCTGGCAAGAGACTCAAAATCTTCTCATGA